In Pseudomonadota bacterium, a single window of DNA contains:
- a CDS encoding mandelate racemase/muconate lactonizing enzyme family protein gives MAKIVKITASAHSRPFTDNVLRMGLGRNVKRDFVFVKVTADDGTIGYGEAHHGQNLTAMVEIIEKGVGSLIVGADPFDSEGIWERIKRQQIQTHGLGAGSIIALAGIDLALWDLKGKLLGQPVYRLLGGAAKKIRAYVGGLTLGFQPLDTLEKEVAGFIDQGYDAIKMRVGDTPKKDAERVGHIRKTFGDGIDIAVDAATRYTVLDLPEVINYCETNRVYWLEEPFAPDNIPAYQELSRRTSIPIAAGENHYTRQAFRELFEARAITICQADCTKAGGISEVKKIADMAAAWHFLAAPHTSHSMIGAAANVHLLCAIQNGIIFEADVAPINPFRTDLARNPLEVVDGYIMPNDAPGFGLDIDESMLEQYPAVPGPCYIPG, from the coding sequence ATGGCTAAAATCGTAAAAATAACCGCGAGCGCCCACTCGCGCCCCTTTACCGACAACGTCCTGCGCATGGGATTGGGACGCAACGTCAAGCGGGATTTCGTATTCGTCAAGGTCACTGCTGATGACGGCACTATCGGCTACGGCGAAGCGCATCACGGCCAAAACCTGACGGCCATGGTGGAAATCATCGAAAAGGGCGTCGGTTCGCTGATCGTCGGTGCCGATCCGTTCGACAGCGAAGGCATTTGGGAACGCATCAAGCGCCAGCAAATTCAAACCCATGGACTTGGCGCCGGCAGCATAATCGCACTGGCCGGTATCGATCTCGCTCTATGGGACCTCAAGGGCAAGCTCCTCGGCCAGCCGGTCTATCGCCTTCTCGGCGGAGCGGCGAAGAAAATCCGCGCTTATGTCGGCGGTCTCACGCTCGGCTTCCAGCCGCTCGACACGCTGGAAAAGGAGGTCGCCGGATTTATCGACCAAGGCTATGACGCGATCAAGATGCGGGTCGGTGATACGCCAAAGAAGGACGCCGAGCGGGTCGGCCATATTCGCAAGACCTTCGGCGACGGCATCGATATCGCCGTCGACGCGGCGACGCGCTACACCGTGCTCGACCTGCCCGAAGTGATTAATTATTGCGAGACCAACCGCGTCTATTGGCTGGAGGAGCCATTTGCACCGGACAATATCCCGGCCTATCAGGAACTCTCAAGGCGCACCAGCATCCCCATCGCTGCGGGCGAGAACCATTATACCCGCCAAGCCTTCCGAGAACTGTTCGAAGCCCGTGCAATCACCATCTGCCAAGCCGATTGCACCAAGGCAGGCGGAATCTCGGAGGTTAAGAAAATTGCCGATATGGCCGCCGCCTGGCATTTCCTCGCGGCACCGCACACCAGCCACAGCATGATCGGTGCGGCAGCCAATGTGCATCTCCTATGCGCCATCCAGAACGGCATCATATTCGAAGCCGATGTGGCGCCGATCAATCCGTTCCGCACCGATTTGGCGCGCAATCCGCTTGAAGTGGTGGACGGCTACATTATGCCCAACGACGCCCCTGGCTTCGGCCTCGACATCGACGAAAGCATGCTCGAACAATATCCGGCTGTTCCCGGGCCGTGCTACATACCCGGCTAA
- a CDS encoding hydantoinase B/oxoprolinase family protein, whose translation MADPVTDPVAATDIDPVTLEIVRGKLLAAVDEMGIVIARTSMSPVIYEVLDFACGILDTKAQLIVQTNGVTLFTGTFSFQLQAIQNKFGGDICPGDVYMTNDPFGGGTHTCDVALIRPLFDGDKLRAFAIAVAHWSEVGGSVAGSIAPNATEIYQEGIRFPGIRVCRDDKLLPDVVDLIRENVRLPTMCLGDLNAELAAVRIAEVRLREIEKKYGSGVMDATFEYILETSEQLSREAVAALPDGSYRAVDIIDGDGISDEQIPVCVEVRIDGERMTFDFTGTSAQRPGPINCAYGALHSAVKTVFKSLVDPQGASNEGWFRPVEIICPDGTVFTAKKPAPTGWYYEGSAHASELVWKALAEIAPDRFSAGSYMSLCGAYICGKDPESGEIFVHIEPAVGGWGATSTRDGTAALIATTDGDTYNYSVELFEAKFPLLVRQYALNTDEGAGEGRYRGGFGAVREFDILADDAFTYASFGRSIEPPWGLKGGAKGSCNFMEIESGKETMRVARVPYHALQPGDRVRVVTGGGGGYGDAFTRPPQEVLDDVLNDYITPAIARDQYGVALTPDGSIDDTATQTLRAARG comes from the coding sequence ATGGCAGACCCAGTAACGGACCCAGTGGCGGCGACAGATATCGATCCGGTAACGCTTGAAATCGTGCGCGGCAAACTGCTGGCGGCGGTCGATGAGATGGGCATCGTCATCGCCCGCACTTCGATGAGTCCGGTGATTTACGAGGTGCTTGATTTTGCCTGCGGTATCCTTGACACCAAGGCCCAGTTAATCGTCCAGACCAACGGCGTCACGCTTTTTACCGGCACGTTTTCGTTTCAGCTTCAAGCCATTCAGAATAAATTCGGCGGCGATATCTGCCCGGGTGACGTCTATATGACGAACGACCCATTCGGGGGCGGCACCCATACCTGCGACGTGGCGCTCATTCGTCCGCTGTTCGATGGCGACAAATTGCGCGCCTTTGCAATTGCCGTGGCGCATTGGAGTGAGGTCGGCGGCTCGGTTGCCGGCAGCATCGCGCCGAATGCCACCGAGATCTATCAGGAAGGCATCCGCTTCCCTGGTATCCGCGTCTGCCGAGATGACAAGTTGCTGCCCGATGTGGTCGACCTGATTCGCGAAAATGTGCGCCTTCCAACGATGTGTCTCGGCGATCTCAATGCCGAGCTTGCGGCAGTGCGCATTGCCGAAGTGCGGCTCCGTGAGATTGAAAAAAAATACGGCTCCGGGGTCATGGATGCCACGTTTGAATACATTTTGGAAACCAGCGAACAGCTCAGCCGAGAGGCCGTGGCCGCCCTGCCGGACGGCAGTTACCGCGCCGTGGATATTATTGACGGTGATGGCATCAGCGATGAACAAATCCCCGTCTGCGTCGAAGTGCGGATCGATGGCGAGCGCATGACGTTCGATTTTACCGGCACCAGCGCGCAGCGTCCCGGTCCCATCAATTGCGCCTATGGTGCCTTGCATTCGGCGGTGAAGACCGTCTTCAAATCGCTCGTCGACCCGCAAGGGGCGTCCAATGAAGGCTGGTTCCGTCCGGTGGAAATCATCTGCCCTGATGGCACCGTCTTCACCGCGAAGAAGCCGGCCCCGACGGGCTGGTATTACGAAGGTTCCGCCCATGCCTCGGAACTGGTGTGGAAGGCGCTGGCTGAAATCGCGCCCGACCGCTTCAGTGCTGGCAGCTATATGTCCCTCTGCGGCGCCTATATTTGTGGCAAGGATCCCGAAAGCGGCGAAATATTCGTCCATATCGAGCCGGCAGTGGGCGGTTGGGGGGCAACCTCCACACGCGACGGCACCGCCGCCCTGATCGCGACGACCGACGGCGACACCTATAATTATTCGGTCGAACTGTTCGAAGCCAAGTTCCCGCTTCTTGTCCGTCAGTACGCGCTCAACACCGACGAAGGCGCGGGCGAGGGGCGCTACCGTGGTGGTTTCGGCGCGGTGCGAGAATTTGATATCCTCGCGGATGATGCCTTTACCTATGCCAGTTTCGGTCGTTCCATTGAGCCGCCGTGGGGCCTCAAAGGCGGCGCCAAAGGTAGCTGTAATTTCATGGAAATTGAAAGCGGCAAGGAGACAATGCGCGTCGCCCGCGTTCCTTATCATGCCTTGCAGCCGGGCGATCGTGTGCGAGTGGTCACCGGCGGCGGCGGCGGCTACGGCGATGCTTTCACCCGCCCGCCACAAGAAGTTCTTGATGACGTTCTGAACGACTACATCACGCCGGCAATTGCGCGTGATCAATATGGCGTGGCGCTGACGCCGGACGGCAGTATCGACGATACGGCAACTCAAACTCTGCGCGCGGCAAGGGGTTAG